One genomic window of Anoplolepis gracilipes chromosome 5, ASM4749672v1, whole genome shotgun sequence includes the following:
- the LOC140665558 gene encoding fanconi-associated nuclease 1 — translation MVQTKIDQFYKVTSSNKKASIENIKKLTNHRSPIIEKKKGRNLLSKSKSFPVHENTKQSPCKLNRKQGVQNNISLNNEMNCSSKTDVKNSPTKIMAMKSISPTKYASPIINRKHIPVSNTNSKFSPKTSSPIKNALEGSQRSTNLVRRKLFKDRTEELLSATIDNLNLAKEGAITNNDINLEKVYSSRKFSYKYNPINTSASTRYEINDVIVPTDTYSLHFFLIIVTVFSNPVNCGYFDEEELDFIFSLLTLSSHAQALLIRMLKRKHSWHRISNIKYDEISNDLKPIFDELVSRSIFKSNTKEENISVLLNLLQVDEIRKICQELKMNCSKKKEDYVQSILKFCNETRSLFSGMPSPATKLRSSVNKRLGPCVLLNTRTIQMVDRIVTLLIPNRDPTETLVDVFLMILRVETNQIKFPKVTISEFPIFSSKGHLLDYIEAKNTLSDILIAIEKKQWDAVRNLGSLAAQRLPLFLEVETQSLQDSTLPRHIRRFMPGYLWLKVLSKSVDAFKKTKETMPQAMEFLRILIDQDCHMKSRKGSWFNELIKIEMFHMKNLDASVALLSDAVSHESLTEVDRLDLLDKAERLVNRKTTISKCTKVIVRHILKNGLDKARPTSQTCSIIMEGMLCGNTSQRKSTWCISNNIDQQMYGSVESFALYRYKCDGYPKGVHCEGAFPVTLFVTLFWDEIYNMNIPGTYVSLYQDAPLDLYSSEFYENRKEQIDMKLQIIRKLDSETLSRHLKTKFDLHREYTSLYHGTLFDDSNNFQEIAFCLGVEGIVGICERLIHNYRLWRAGFPDLIVWNAHTKQYKIVEVKGPKDSLSTKQQLWLDYLNHLGLNTEVCYCKSNTSSGGRKRKHEEIMT, via the exons ATGGTACAAACTAAAATAGATCAGTTCTATAAAGTTACAAGTAGCAATAAGAAAGCAAGTATagaaaatatcaagaaattaaCTAATCACAGAAGTCCAATAATTGAGAAGAAA AAAGGGAGAAATTTGTTAAGCAAATCAAAATCCTTTCCTGTACATGAAAACACCAAGCAAAGCCCATGCAAATTGAATAGGAAACAAGgagtgcaaaataatatttcattaaataatgaaatgaatTGTTCATCAAAGACTGATGTGAAAAATAGCCCAACTAAAATCATGGCAATGAAATCAATATCACCAACTAAATACGCCTCTCCTATCATCAATCGAAAACATATTCCTGTATCAAACACCAATTCAAAATTTAGCCCAAAGACATCATCTCCGATCAAAAATGCATTAGAGGGGTCACAAAGGAGTACAAATCTAGTACGAAGAAAATTGTTCAAAGATAGAACTGAGGAGTTACTTTCTGCAACAAtagataatttgaatttagCTAAAGAAGGAGCCATTactaataatgatattaatctgGAAAAAGTTTACTCAAGCAGAAAATTCAGCTACAAGTACAATCCTATAAATACTTCAGCTTCAACGAGATACGAAATTAACGACGTAATCGTACCTACAGACACTTATTCgctacatttctttttaatcattGTTACCGTATTTTCCAATCCAGTTAATTGCGGATACTTTGATGAAGAagaattagattttatattttcattacttACTCTTTCAAGCCACGCGCAAGCATTACTGATACGTATGTTAAAAAGAAAGCATTCCTGGCACAGGATAAGTAACATTAAATACGACGAGATATCCAACGATTTAAAGCCAATTTTCGACGAACTTGTATCACGATCTATCTTCAAAAGTAatacaaaagaagaaaatatatctgttttGCTGAACTTGTTACAAGTTGATGAAATCCGCAAGATCTGTCAAGAATTGAAAATGAattgtagtaaaaaaaaagaagattatgTACAATCAATCCTAAAGTTTTGCAACGAGACAAGATCATTATTTTCTGGAATGCCGAGTCCCGCCACTAAACTACGCTCGTCCGTCAACAAACGCTTAGGACCTTGTGTATTATTAAACACAAGAACGATACAAATGGTTGACAGAATAGTTACACTGCTGATACCGAATCGAGATCCCACTGAGACTTTGGTGGATGTATTCCTAATGATATTAAGAGTTGAAACAAATCAGATAAAGTTTCCAAAAGTAACAATAAGTGAATTTCCTATCTTTTCTAGCAAAGGACACCTGTTAGA ttatatcgaagctaaaaatacattatctgATATATTGATTGCAATTGAGAAAAAACAATGGGATGCTGTACGAAATCTTGGATCTTTGGCCGCACAACGTTTGCCGCTCTTCTTGGAAGTAGAAACACAAAG TCTTCAAGACTCCACACTACCTCGTCACATCAGACGCTTTATGCCAGGTTACTTATGGCTCAAGGTTTTGTCTAAAAGCGTTGATGCATTTAAAAAGACTAAAGAAACAATGCCACAAGCGATGGAATTTTTGCGAATATTAATAGATCAGGATTGTCATATGAAGAGTAGAAAAGGATCATGGTTCAATGAATTGATCAAGATAGAGATGTTTCATATGAAGAATCTCGATGCTAGTGTCGCGCTATTATCGGATGCAGTGTCGCATGAGAGCCTGACAGAAGTCGATAGATTAGACTTGTTGGACAAAGCAGAGAGACTCGTAAACAGAAAAACTACCATCAGCAAATGTACAAAAGTTATTGTtagacatatattaaaaaacggGCTCGACAAAGCGCGACCAACATCCCAGACGTGTTCTATCATAATGGAAGGAATGTTATGCGG AAATACTTCGCAAAGGAAAAGCACTTGGTGTATCAGCAACAACATAGATCAACAAATGTATGGTTCGGTCGAAAGCTTTGCACTGTATCGCTACAAGTGCGACGGATATCCCAAGGGAGTGCATTGCGAGGGTGCCTTTCCGGTCACTCTATTTGTCACATTATTTTGGGACGAGATTTACAATATGAACATTCCCGGCACTTACGTCTCATTATATCAAGACGCACCGTTAGATTTATATTCATCggaattttacgaaaatagGAAAGAGCAGATAGACATGAAGCTTcaaattattcgaaaattgGATTCGGAAACATTGAGCAGACATTTGAAAACCAAATTTGATTTGCACCGCGAATATACATCTCTCTATCACGGCACTCTTTTTGATGACAGTAACAACTTTCAG GAGATAGCGTTTTGTTTAGGAGTGGAAGGTATTGTTGGTATTTGTGAACGACTCATTCATAACTACCGACTCTGGAGAGCTGGCTTTCCAGATTTAATTGTATGGAACGCACATACAAAACaa TACAAAATTGTAGAAGTAAAAGGTCCGAAAGATTCATTGTCAACCAAACAACAATTATGGTTGGACTATTTGAATCATCTTGGATTGAATACAGAAGTATGCTATTGTAag tCAAACACGAGTAGTGGCGGACGTAAGCGAAAGCATGAAGAAATTATGACATAA
- the LOC140665559 gene encoding NAD-dependent protein deacylase sirtuin-5, mitochondrial, with product MHNVMKSFREILSNASNILILTGSGISAESGVPTFRGAGGFWRKYQAQSLATPEAFAANPSLVWEFYEYRRQLVSKVKPNKAHEAVAEFQKRKRAEGKNVTIVTQNIDGLHQKAGAQNVVELHGSLYKTRCTKCHNIAINENIPICPALAGKGSPDPSIMSSDIPREELPRCEIKDCGALLRPNIIWFGEQLDENVLQKAFDIVESCDACLVIGTSAIVYPAAMFAPQVARRNVPVAEFNIEETPATSQMKYHFQGPCTITVTEALAP from the exons ATGCATAACGTTATGAAATCCTTTCGCGAGATCCTCTCGAATGCGAGCAACATTCTGATCTTAACCGGCAGCGGTATCTCCGCGGAATCCGGGGTGCCAACTTTCAGGGGTGCCGGCGGATTTTGGCGTAAATATCAAGCGCAAAGTCTCGCGACACCAGAGGCCTTTGCGGCGAACCCTTCTTTAGTCTGGGAATTTTACGAATATCGCAGACAATTAGTGAGCAAAGTCAAGCCGAATAAG gCGCACGAAGCTGTTGCTGAATTTCAAAAACGCAAAAGAGCAGAGGGGAAAAATGTGACAATTGTCACACAGAATATAGACGGCCTACATCAAAAAGCAGGAGCGCAGAATGTAGTGGAGTTACATGGTTCACTTTATAAAACACGCTGTACCAAATGTCATAATATTGCCATTAATGAGAATATTCCCATCTGCCCAGCATTGGCAGGAAAAGG ATCTCCTGACCCGAGCATTATGTCCTCTGATATTCCAAGAGAAGAATTACCACGTTGTGAAATCAAAGATTGTGGAGCTTTGCTGCGACCCAATATCATATGGTTTGGTGAACAATTAGACGAGAATGTACTGCAAAAGGCTT TTGACATTGTTGAAAGTTGCGACGCTTGCTTAGTCATTGGAACCTCAGCAATCGTATATCCAGCCGCAATGTTTGCTCCGCAGGTAGCGCGACGTAATGTACCGGTAGCAGAGTTCAATATAGAAGAAACGCCAGCCACGAGTCAAATGAA ataTCACTTTCAAGGCCCCTGTACTATCACTGTGACAGAAGCGTTGGCGCCTTAA
- the Med8 gene encoding mediator of RNA polymerase II transcription subunit 8 — MQREEKQLDSALEAIIMRVNDLKTAIAAMIFKIEHEYETLNWPNFLDNFALISGHLTSLSKILAHDKAPNLRNLTVLPLRLSPEKDEELLRLTEGRIPTFAHDLVPDYLRTKLEPQAEQKMMQLEAKAASVNIDTSHKQLAQYTKVISHVWDIANKAREEWESEAGARATQAQTSSAADTHALLAAVGMGKGLKSDSIQMVQSGVNPVNNNMMVGRPGNQQQTPGQGPMGNPQMGQMNKAPSAIKTNIKAASQIHPYR; from the exons ATGCAAAGGGAAGAGAAACAATTGGATTCGGCCTTAGAAGCCATCATAATGCGAGTAAACGATTTAAAAACCGCAATTGCTgcaatgatatttaaaatagagcATGAATACGAGACCTTGAATTGGCCaaattttcttgataatttCGCCCTTATTTCAGGCCat CTGACTAGCCTTTCAAAGATTCTTGCGCACGATAAAGCACCCAATCTCAGAAACTTAACAGTTCTACCGCTACGCTTGAGCCCTGAGAAAGATGAAGAGTTACTACGACTGACTGAAGGTAGAATCCCCACATTTGCACATGATTTGGTTCCTGACTATTTGAGAACAAAGTTGGAACCTCAAGCTGAACAGAAAATGATGCAATTGGAAGCTAAAGCCGCGAGTGTTAACATCGATACATCACAT AAACAACTGGCGCAATATACAAAGGTGATTAGTCACGTGTGGGATATAGCAAATAAAGCACGCGAGGAATGGGAGAGCGAAGCTGGAGCGAGAGCGACACAAGCGCAGACCAGCAGTGCTGCGGACACTCATGCTCTTCTGGCTGCTGTGGGAATGGGTAAAGGTTTAAAG TCTGATTCCATACAAATGGTTCAATCTGGCGTAAATCCAGTAAATAACAACATGATGGTGGGCAGGCCTGGCAATCAGCAACAGACACCAGGACAAGGGCCAATGGGTAATCCACAAA tgGGACAAATGAATAAGGCGCCGAGTGCGATTAAGACAAATATCAAAGCAGCATCACAAATTCATCCTTATAGATAa
- the LOC140665863 gene encoding uncharacterized protein, with amino-acid sequence MQWLHNTVVTEILTKASLDAIPKEWIEHLRILKNDEFNDLIARREMKSVWPDSLKTYVKKCQNINRLPPIQILPSKIELPQKFKIGLSQKKQHEIIHLAFLVHTQCKVHDIQTIIDLGAGLTLLQEKQYFHNFPTSNCLRETIAMHNFDIGQFLRIPFLRLACQESTDKWHGMSKEKHDEHSFHVLARAVLELYSQQNNLVLKKKVRKGTRKSQCSNFQTYIKDSLLRYDLVPNTNVKLTEKEITQLWEEQSKRLEIVEIYSGLQMMLQLPAESLILQDRLSWLHEQDLQAVIIPVMNKCISPRSYAIVSYKN; translated from the exons atgcaATGGCTTCATAATACAGTAGTAACCGAGATCTTGACTAAAGCTTCTTTAGATGCAATCCCTAAAGAATGGATTGAACATTtacgaattttgaaaaatgatgaATTCAATGATCTCATAGCGAGAAGAGAAATGAAG TCCGTATGGCCCGATTCGTTAAAAACATATGTtaagaaatgtcaaaatatcaACAGACTGCCACCCATACAGATATTACCCTCTAAAATAGAATTGCcacagaaatttaaaattggtCTCAGTCAAAAGAAACAACATGAAATCATACATTTAGCTTTTTTAGTGCACACGCAATGCAAGGTGCATGATATACAAACAATCATCGATTTGGGTGCAGGTTTG aCTTTGTTGCAAGAGAAACAATACTTTCACAATTTTCCTACATCGAATTGTCTACGAGAAACGATCGCGATGCACAATTTTGACATAGGCCAGTTCTTAAGAATACCTTTTCTGCGATTAGCGTGTCAAGAATCGACGGATAAATGGCATGGCATGTCTAAAGAAAAACACGACGAACATTCCTTTCACGTTCTCGCTCGAGCTGTACTAGAATTATACTCGCAACAAA ATAATCTCGTCCTCAAGAAAAAAGTACGGAAAGGTACGAGGAAATCTCAATGTTCGAATTTCCAAACTTATATTAAGGACTCGTTATTAAGATATGATCTAGTACCGAATACGAACGTAAAGTTAACAG aaaaagaaataacacaATTATGGGAGGAACAGAGTAAACGATTAGAAATTGTAGAAATCTACTCTGGTCTGCAAATGATGTTACAACTCCCGGCAGAATCATTAATTCTACAGGATCGATTATCTTGGTTACACGAACAAGACCTACAAGCTGTAATTATACCTGTGATGAACAAGTGTATATCTCCTCGTTCATATGCAATAGtgtcttataaaaattga
- the LOC140665557 gene encoding presequence protease, mitochondrial: MLRLLNLSRNSSLRSTALQQHFTYRALHSSTNVKSSALHSKRELAQDKLDKFKKGEVIHGFIVDEVSKINELFLTAVRLTHLSTGAQYLHLDRDDTNNVFSIGFRTTPMNSTGLPHILEHTTLCGSERYPCRDPFFKMLRRSLATFMNAMTGPDYTIYPFSTQNLKDYRNLQSVYLDSVFKPNLRELDFRQEGWRLEHTDVNNKNSPIIFKGVVFNEMKGVFNDNQAILAERLLNSILPSHTYSVISGGDPLVIPNLQYVDLLNFHMKYYHPSNSRFYSYGNFPLEDHLKFVNDRYLFLSDRINASMSEVPSEKRWNKAKKEHVTCRPDPLLADPSRHGSIAISHLCNDITDIQTTFEMYVLSQLLLRGPNSAFYKSLVESDISTGFGPVTGFDSQCKDTMFVVSLQGVKPENFKRVESIFNNTVEKVIDEGFEKDHIEAVLHGIELQVKHQTSNFGLNLLFNLTSLWNHNGDLIQLLRINDAVKKLTSRMKEDPKYLQSLIKTYLRDNNHRLTLTMSPDENYEQKKALAEQELLKEKLEELSTEEKELIYVNGKILLAEQQKKENVEVLPTLKIEDLKADVERYNTSNLDISGVPLQLSVQPTNGISYYRGILNTQELPTELKQLIPLFNYVISKMGTQNYDYRSFDQMMQLKTGGLNFANHIAENKNSELKYEEGILVESYCLDRNLSYMWELWTELFNNVKLTDLQRFETLVKMNAAELINSISHSGHMYAMSSAASLVSPIARAKESLSGLQYVARMKRIAQIRDLSFLIQNMQDIAERVLNKEHLRSAINLSEEHKDNALDGIRTFYESLKGLPKNSYAITNDQSTEMIESGNHHVLPYTVNYCSKAILTVPYTNPDYAPLRVLSKLITSIYLHPEIREKGGAYGGGAKLTSEGIFSFYSYRDPNSTRTFDLFDETYDFLAGYSLPQSDVDEAKLGVFQQIDVPIPPSNRGMTKFTHGITDDDLQRQREQLKAVTKEQLLHVAEKYLKPGQNGIKVGRSLIGPTNTDISDRRAQNWMVLNQEEADQARVTE; encoded by the coding sequence ATGTTGaggttattaaatttatcaagaaaCTCCTCTTTAAGAAGTACAGCTTTACAACAACACTTTACTTATCGTGCCCTTCATTCATCAACAAATGTTAAATCAAGTGCTCTGCATTCGAAAAGAGAGCTGGCACAAGATAAACtggataaatttaaaaagggCGAAGTTATTCACGGATTTATTGTAGACGAGGTATCAAAAATAAACGAGCTATTTCTCACTGCAGTGAGATTGACGCACCTTAGCACAGGTGCGCAATATCTGCATTTGGACAGGGACGATACCAATAATGTATTCTCCATTGGATTTCGTACAACTCCCATGAATTCCACTGGTTTACCTCACATATTGGAACATACTACTCTGTGTGGTAGTGAGAGGTATCCCTGCAGAGATCCGTTCTTCAAAATGCTGAGGAGATCTCTGGCTACGTTCATGAACGCCATGACTGGACCAGACTATACCATATATCCATTCTCGACGCAAAACCTGAAGGATTATCGCAATCTACAATCAGTTTATTTGGATTCAGTCTTCAAGCCAAATCTGCGAGAGTTAGATTTCCGACAAGAGGGCTGGAGGCTAGAACACACGGATGtcaataacaaaaattctcCTATTATATTCAAAGGCGTAGTGTTTAACGAAATGAAAGGTGTTTTCAACGACAATCAAGCTATCCTAGCGGAACGTCTATTGAATTCTATTCTACCGAGTCATACATATTCGGTAATTTCCGGCGGCGATCCTCTCGTCATACCTAATCTGCAATACGTCGATCTCTTAAATTTCCATATGAAGTATTATCATCCTTCCAATTCACGCTTCTATTCGTACGGAAATTTCCCATTAGAAGATCATTTGAAATTTGTCAACGACCGATATCTCTTCCTATCTGACCGGATAAACGCTTCTATGTCGGAAGTGCCATCGGAGAAGCGGTGGAACAAAGCTAAAAAGGAACATGTTACGTGCAGACCTGATCCACTACTTGCAGATCCTAGCAGACACGGCTCTATCGCGATATCGCATTTGTGTAACGATATAACCGACATACAGACGACCTTCGAGATGTATGTGCTGTCGCAACTGTTGCTTAGAGGTCCGAATTCGGCGTTTTACAAATCTTTAGTCGAATCAGACATAAGCACCGGTTTCGGTCCGGTCACGGGTTTCGATTCGCAATGTAAAGACACGATGTTCGTTGTAAGTCTGCAAGGTGTAAAGCCCGAAAATTTCAAGAGGGTCGAGAGTATTTTCAACAACACCGTGGAAAAAGTTATTGACGAAGGATTTGAAAAGGATCACATTGAAGCTGTTCTGCATGGCATTGAACTTCAAGTGAAGCATCAAACGTCGAATTTCGGGCTAAATCTACTCTTTAATCTGACGTCCTTGTGGAATCACAACGGCGACTTGATACAGTTATTGAGAATCAATGACGCGGTCAAGAAACTCACGTCGCGAATGAAAGAAGATCCCAAGTATCTGCAAAGTTTAATCAAAACTTATCTCAGGGACAATAATCACAGATTAACGTTGACTATGTCGCCTGACGAGAATTATGAACAGAAAAAAGCGCTTGCTGAGCAAGAATTGCTAAAAGAGAAGCTGGAGGAGCTTTCCACGGAGGAGAAGGAACTAATATACGTCAACGGAAAAATCTTGCTTGCAGAGCAACAGAAGAAAGAGAACGTTGAAGTCTTACCGACATTGAAGATAGAAGACTTGAAGGCTGATGTGGAGAGGTACAATACGTCTAATCTAGATATATCCGGAGTGCCTCTTCAACTATCCGTACAACCAACAAACGGTATCTCCTATTATCGAGGAATACTCAACACGCAGGAACTACCGACTGAATTGAAGCAACTGATACCGCTTTTCAATTACGTTATCTCCAAGATGGGCACACAGAACTACGATTATAGAAGCTTCGATCAAATGATGCAGCTGAAGACCGGTGGCTTGAATTTCGCGAATCACATTGCTGAGAATAAAAACAGCGAATTGAAGTACGAGGAAGGGATTCTCGTAGAATCGTATTGCTTGGATCGCAATTTGAGCTACATGTGGGAATTATGGACGGAATTGTTCAACAATGTTAAACTGACCGATCTTCAACGATTCGAAACGCTCGTAAAGATGAATGCGGCTGAATTGATCAACAGCATCTCGCACTCCGGACATATGTATGCGATGAGTAGCGCCGCTAGTCTGGTCTCTCCGATAGCTCGGGCCAAAGAAAGCCTTTCGGGATTGCAGTACGTGGCGAGAATGAAGAGAATAGCTCAGATACGCGATCTGTCCTTCCTGATACAAAACATGCAAGATATAGCCGAACGCGTCTTGAACAAGGAACACTTGCGGTCGGCCATTAATTTGTCCGAAGAACACAAGGACAATGCTCTCGATGGTATTCGCACGTTCTATGAGTCGCTGAAGGGTCTTCCGAAGAATTCATATGCCATCACCAACGATCAGAGCACTGAAATGATCGAGAGCGGTAATCATCATGTACTCCCATACACAGTGAATTATTGCTCCAAGGCCATTCTGACAGTTCCTTATACGAATCCGGACTATGCTCCGTTACGTGTGCTTTCCAAGTTGATCACCTCGATATATCTACATCCGGAGATTCGAGAAAAGGGCGGCGCTTACGGTGGAGGCGCGAAATTGACGTCGGAAGGAATCTTCTCCTTTTACTCTTACAGAGACCCGAATTCTACTCGTACCTTCGACCTATTTGACGAGACGTACGATTTTCTAGCCGGGTACTCGTTACCCCAGAGCGACGTGGACGAGGCGAAGCTAGGAGTTTTTCAGCAAATCGACGTTCCTATTCCTCCCAGTAATCGTGGCATGACTAAATTCACCCACGGTATTACAGATGATGATCTTCAAAGGCAGAGGGAACAGTTGAAAGCTGTGACGAAGGAGCAGCTTTTGCATGTAGCTGAAAAGTACCTGAAACCCGGTCAAAACGGTATCAAAGTCGGTCGTTCACTTATCGGACCTACGAATACTGATATTTCGGATAGGCGCGCGCAAAATTGGATGGTATTAAATCAGGAAGAAGCAGATCAAGCACGAGTcactgaataa
- the LOC140666398 gene encoding ankyrin repeat domain-containing protein 27-like, producing MNTEYDEDLSENQFLQQLRNEYETIFQRVIQEGWIICVPRTGSFSTRELREDEINAHILIPKQDFSAGRFDSLNGREVLLVDRVLIVKYDYMYGERYSTRLLFEEIFYNQKLHKYCVWCIEQPLDANMCVSDNCVNVITSLQEAVNFLQVELLDGQLHDNLETKIKDFLCVNKSLERKPMQMQTDLVHELYADCLKMLLENAALKKKFSGSKQYCWNIRVSLETYILYALKEVLLRSLSTCTAVEDACLNKIIRNLDGILLSDLRVRSDLESCVHGGKMELSRLDCYVTVLGKIECLRRTVNYVSRGKFTVSSDDLLPILMFLVVNVGLSNWMAQLFFMRQFRLSTSSAYEADETCFLITSLEAAIECIKSGVICEGNKCAINPDRYSQLIDKSDRSSVNYLFACVKNGNLSEVERILTYERSNQDDEIPFCHPLCTCVSCERNWMKHRELNSCPKDDKGLTLLHIAVMYDQIVIVDFLLDRDTDINATDSDGLTPLHYACIKGHQNILLLMLHANADPTMMDLQGNTPLHLAVDRGHESCVKALLYLSEHMKISVNVNATNDNGDTPLHFAARWGYCAIVGILLEYGANGRLTNKKGQTSLNITYSESIAELLRRYSTSANDILKNVALSQKNRKTLVQSHQSMPFQQHWATLDNLESLPKQPKNYINAQHRLMDKLLAAIVDGDVCLACYYLGLEVYRNERLPGSRANLCHHPLCDCERCSALGERKCERKFERERRQRVLAINACNDLGETALHVASAIGRVEMVQLLLDAGANVNAMTKSEGRTPLHLACRNNRIDAAKLLLNCGTCDIDAKDHNNDTSLHLATAAGNVKLVGLLVRYGANINVYNAQNKSPLRQAEELKLSVAFTIAGMKILKILKQNTQSAGD from the exons ATGAACACGGAATACGATGAGGATTTGTCGGAGAATCAATTCCTACAGCAACTAAGGAATGAATATGAAACTATATTTCAACGGGTTATCCAGGAAGGCTGGATTATCTGCGTTCCACGGACTGGAAGCTTTTCGACTCGCGAATTGCGAGAGGACGAAATTAACGCTCATATCCTGATTCCCAAGCAGGACTTCTCTGCCGGTCGATTTGACAGTCTGAACGGCAGGGAAGTGTTGCTCGTGGACAGAGTCCTGATTGTCAAGTATGATTATATGTACGGCGAACGATATTCTACTCGCTTGCTTTTCgaggaaattttttacaatcagaaattgcataaatattgtgtatg GTGCATAGAACAACCTTTGGATGCTAATATGTGTGTCTCGGACAACTGTGTGAATGTAATCACAAGTCTCCAGGAAGCTGTAAACTTTCTCCAAGTGGAACTGCTTGATGGACAACTCCACGATAACTTGGAAACCAAAATCAAAGACTTCTTATGTGTTAATAAAAGCTTAGAGCGCAAACCAATGCAAATGCAAACAGATTTAGTGCATGAATTGTATGCAGATTGTCTCAAAATGCTACTGGAAAATGcagcattgaaaaaaaagttctcAGGTAGTAAGCAATATTGTTGGAATATTAGAGTATCGCTAGAAACATATATTCTTTACGCTTTAAAAGAGGTACTGCTAAGATCATTATCCACTTGTACCGCTGTAGAAGATGCGTGcttgaacaaaattattaggaaTCTAGATGGGATTCTATTGAGCGACCTTCGAGTACGATCAGACTTGGAATCTTGCGTCCATGGAGGAAAAATGGAACTCTCACGGTTAGATTGCTATGTGACTGTGTTAGGTAAAATCGAATGTCTCAGGAGAACTGTGAATTACGTTTCGCGTGGAAAGTTTACCGTCTCATCCGATGATCTTCTACCGATACTTATGTTTCTCGTTGTTAATGTCGGTTTATCGAACTGGATGGCGCAATTATTCTTTATGAGACAATTCCGTCTTTCCACAAGTTCCGCTTACGAAGCGGACGAAACCTGTTTTCTGATAACATCGCTGGAGGCTGCAATTGAGTGCATCAAGTCCGGAGTAATCTGTGAGGGAAACAAGTGCGCAATTAATCCAGATAGATATAGTCAATTGATAGACAAATCGGATCGCTCATctgtcaattatttatttgcatgtGTCAAGAACGGCAATCTATCCGAAGTAGAGAGGATATTGACTTATGAAAGATCCAACCAGGATGATGAGATTCCGTTTTGTCATCCTTTATGTACCTGTGTGTCCTGCGAGCGAAATTGGATGAAACACCGAGAGCTAAATTCATGTCCCAAGGACGACAAAGGTCTAACTTTGTTGCACATCGCAGTTATGTACGATCAAATAGTGATCGTGGATTTTCTTCTCGACCGTGATACAGATATAAATGCCACCGATTCGGATGGTCTAACGCCTCTTCATTACGCTTGCATCAAGGGCCACCAGAATATTTTGTTGCTGATGTTGCACGCCAACGCGGATCCCACGATGATGGACTTGCAAGGAAATACACCGCTGCATCTCGCCGTGGACCGCGGTCACGAGAGCTGCGTGAAGGCGTTACTATACCTATCAGAACATATGAAGATATCAGTTAATGTAAATGCTACCAATGATAACGGTGATACACCGTTGCATTTCGCGGCGAGATGGGGTTACTGCGCGATTGTTGGCATCCTCTTAGAGTACGGTGCAAACGGCAGATTGACCAATAAGAAGGGTCAAACATCACTAAATATTACGTACAGTGAGAGCATCGCCGAGTTGCTCAGGCGCTACTCAACATCTGCGAACGACATCCTCAAGAACGTTGCTTTGTCCCAGAAGAACCGCAAAACTCTCGTGCAATCCCATCAGTCGATGCCGTTTCAGCAGCATTGGGCTACATTAGACAACCTGGAGAGCCTGCCAAAACAAccaaagaattatattaacgCGCAGCATCGTCTAATGGACAAATTGCTTGCCGCCATAGTCGACGGTGATGTATGCTTAGCGTGCTATTATCTGGGATTAGAGGTTTATCGGAATGAGCGACTGCCAGGCTCTCGCGCGAATCTGTGCCATCATCCACTGTGCGACTGCGAGCGTTGTTCGGCGCTTGGTGAGCGAAAATGCGAGCGTAAATTTGAGCGTGAGCGGAGGCAACGGGTGCTCGCGATCAACGCTTGCAATGATCTCGGCGAGACGGCGTTGCATGTGGCGAGTGCGATCGGTCGTGTCGAGATGGTGCAGCTACTCCTGGATGCTGGTGCGAACGTGAATGCGATGACCAAGTCGGAGGGTCGAACTCCGCTACACCTGGCGTGTCGCAACAATCGCATCGATGCGGCGAAGCTACTGCTCAACTGCGGAACTTGCGACATAGATGCCAAGGACCACAACAATGACACGTCGTTGCACCTAGCGACCGCAGCCGGCAACGTGAAGCTTGTGGGTCTGTTGGTGAGATACGGTGCAAACATCAATGTTTACAATGCCCAAAACAAGTCGCCGCTACGGCAAGCGGAGGAGCTAAAGCTATCTGTTGCCTTCACAATTGCTGGTAtgaagattttgaaaattctgAAACAAAACACTCAATCAGCTGGCGATTAG